One window of the Candidatus Micrarchaeia archaeon genome contains the following:
- a CDS encoding phosphoribosylformylglycinamidine synthase subunit PurQ codes for MKSKTILKAVEVEGRKPKCLVLSGFGLNAEAELAYAFSLAGADAKIVHFSDIASGASKLEDYQMFAIPGGWSFADEISSGRILANKLGSAFRGQFLSFAKSGKPMLGICNGFQTLVKLGALPNIGLSFSQEVTLLRNARGRFENRWVYLKPQKSACRYFDGVEFIHCPVRHGEGQFIPKDNGTLTQLDKKGLIALRYVGKDMKEGEYPVNPNGSVQSIAAICDTTGRILAMMPHPECSVLRTHFPNFLSGVSYEKNSIRLFSNMVSAAKEYV; via the coding sequence ATGAAATCAAAAACCATTCTGAAAGCAGTGGAGGTTGAAGGGAGAAAGCCAAAATGCCTGGTTCTCTCTGGCTTTGGCCTTAATGCCGAAGCCGAGCTTGCGTACGCGTTCTCGCTTGCAGGCGCGGACGCGAAAATAGTGCATTTTTCAGACATCGCGTCAGGCGCGTCGAAGCTTGAGGATTACCAGATGTTCGCAATCCCGGGCGGCTGGTCGTTTGCGGATGAAATATCGTCGGGCAGGATTCTTGCGAACAAGCTGGGGAGCGCTTTCCGCGGGCAGTTTCTGTCGTTTGCAAAGAGCGGGAAGCCAATGCTTGGCATATGCAACGGTTTTCAGACGCTGGTGAAGCTGGGCGCGCTTCCGAACATCGGGCTTTCGTTTTCGCAGGAAGTGACCCTCCTGAGAAATGCGCGCGGAAGGTTCGAGAACCGCTGGGTCTACCTGAAGCCACAAAAGTCCGCCTGCAGGTATTTTGACGGGGTCGAATTCATCCACTGCCCGGTGAGGCACGGCGAGGGGCAGTTCATCCCAAAGGACAACGGAACGCTTACGCAGCTTGACAAAAAGGGGCTCATCGCATTGAGGTATGTCGGCAAGGATATGAAAGAGGGGGAGTATCCGGTGAACCCGAACGGCTCGGTGCAGTCGATTGCCGCAATCTGCGACACCACGGGCAGGATTCTTGCGATGATGCCGCACCCTGAGTGCTCGGTCCTGCGCACACATTTCCCGAATTTCCTCTCAGGGGTTTCATATGAGAAGAACAGCATCCGGCTGTTCTCAAACATGGTTTCGGCTGCGAAGGAATATGTCTAG